From the Clarias gariepinus isolate MV-2021 ecotype Netherlands chromosome 3, CGAR_prim_01v2, whole genome shotgun sequence genome, one window contains:
- the sin3ab gene encoding paired amphipathic helix protein Sin3a — MKRRSDDQETALASQRRLPGGAESFHHRVVAAASSVYGAASESMQPAAGVQYSQVSQTIQVPLAQSSGGHGHSDSPAAHTGTHHHGPLVQPTGAAVGQGHSHAPPPSAPTPGQQQFQRLKVEDALSYLDQVKLQFGNQPQVYNDFLDIMKEFKSQSIDTPGVINRVSQLFKGHPDLIMGFNTFLPPGYKIEVQTNDLVNVTTPGQIHHITPHGISVQNITPQTQHQSQTSAPASTAALPMPSQPTPAKISKPMQSPALTPTSQHNPSIPSYASPRSPSVQSHTPVSSTPASAPPLQNNQPVEFNHAINYVNKIKNRFQGQPDIYKAFLEILHTYQKEQRNAKEAAGNYTPALTEQEVYAQVARLFKNQEDLLSEFGQFLPDANSSVLLGKTSTDKPESVRMDASGVLKRPQLNNNKQRFNQNGCQIRRHSGPGATPPLKKKSKIFGKEHPVAEGSKFGIGTESLFFEKVRKALRSAEAYDNFLRCLVIFNQEVISRAELVQLVLPFLGKFPELFTWFKNFLGYKECAQIESFPKERATEGIAMEIDYSSCKRLGFSYRALPKSFQQPKCTGRTPLCKEVLNDTWVSFPSWSEDSTFVSSKKTQYEEHTYRCEDERFELDVVLETNLATIRVLETVQKKLSRMSAEEQAKFRLDNTLGGSSEVIHRKAIQRIYGDKAADIIDGLKRNPAVSVPIVLKRLKMKDEEWREAQRGFNKIWREQNEKYYLKSLDHQGINFKQNDTKVFRSKTLLNEIETQYDERQEASEDNGSSASGPHMTLPYEDSQILEDAAALIIHHVKRQSSIHKDDKYKIKQVIYHFIPDMLFARRGELSDVEEEEEEEEPDPDEDGTKKPNGTSQPKSKLLFSHTAPAQQKLSNCDEAYNLFYVNNNWYVFLRLHHMLCSRLLRIYNQAEKQIEEETREREWERNVLGLKREKNDSPAVQLRLREPLDIDVEDYYSAFLEMVRNLLDGNMETSQYEDQLREMFTIHAYIAFTMDKLIQSIVRQLQHIVSDEICVQVTDLYLSECSNKATGGTTSTQSSRSSSEASYQRKAEQLMAEENCFKLLFQKNKGSIQLAVELLDTDEENSDEPMEFERWPDYVDRYLNTDSMSPELREQLSQKPVFLPRNLRRIRKCQRGLHIQMREAASEAAKKTPDGADDPKMECMFKLNSYKMVYVIKSEDYMYRRTALSRAHQIHQQVSTRLHQRFQTWLDAWKKNHVSNDLAGEHQRWLMGEGQDGLRACKTRCDPCILHFQNINRYRVTYSSTP, encoded by the exons ATGAAGCGGCGCTCGGACGATCAGGAAACAGCGCTTGCGTCTCAGCGGCGGCTCCCCGGAGGCGCGGAAAGCTTTCATCACCGTGTTGTTGCCGCTGCGTCTTCCGTTTACGGGGCAGCATCAGAAAGCATGCAGCCTGCTGCTGGTGTGCAGTACTCTCAGGTCTCTCAGACCATTCAG GTGCCCTTGGCTCAAAGCTCTGGAGGACATGGACACAGTGACAGTCCTGCAGCGCACACTGGCACACATCACCACGGCCCCCTGGTCCAGCCTACAGGAGCCGCCGTGGGTCAGGGTCACTCCCATGCCCCGCCCCCTTCTGCTCCAACCCCAGGCCAGCAGCAGTTCCAGAGGCTCAAG GTGGAAGACGCTCTTTCCTACCTTGATCAAGTAAAGCTCCAATTTGGAAATCAGCCTCAAGTGTACAACGACTTCCTGGATATCATGAAAGAATTCAAATCGCAAAG caTCGATACACCAGGCGTGATTAACAGAGTGTCGCAGCTATTTAAGGGCCATCCAGACCTCATCATGGGCTTTAATACCTTCCTGCCCCCCGGCTACAAGATAGAAGTGCAGACTAATGACTTGGTAAACGTAACAACCCCGGGCCAGATCCATCACATCACCCCACATGGCATTTCCGTGCAGAACATTACGCCGCAGACTCAGCACCAGAGCCAGACCTCGGCCCCCGCTAGCACCGCTGCTCTCCCCATGCCCAGCCAGCCCACACCTGCCAAGATCAGCAAG CCGATGCAGTCTCCCGCTCTGACCCCAACCAGCCAGCACAATCCGTCCATCCCGTCCTACGCCTCGCCCCGCTCCCCCTCGGTCCAGTCTCACACGCCAGTGAGCAGCACACCTGCCAGTGCTCCTCCGCTGCAGAACAACCAGCCTGTGGAGTTCAACCACGCCATCAACTATGTCAACAAGATCAAAAACCGCTTTCAGGGCCAGCCAGATATCTACAAAGCCTTTCTGGAGATTCTGCACACATACCAG AAAGAGCAGCGGAACGCAAAGGAAGCAGCTGGGAACTACACGCCGGCTCTCACTGAACAGGAAGTGTACGCTCAAGTAGCCAGGCTTTTCAAGAACCAGGAGGACCTGCTGTCCGAGTTCGGTCAGTTCCTGCCAGATGCCAACAGTTCTGTG TTATTGGGCAAAACGAGCACAGATAAGCCAGAATCTGTGCGCATGGATGCCAGTGGTGTGCTGAAGAGGCCTCAGCTCAACAACAACAAGCAGAGATTTAACCAGAATGGCTGCCAGATTCGTAGACACTCTGGGCCTGGTGCTACTCCTCCCTTAAAG AAGAAGTCAAAGATTTTTGGGAAGGAACACCCAGTGGCTGAAGGCAGTAAATTTGGAATTGGTACTGAATCTTTGTTTTTTGAAAAG GTAAGAAAAGCTCTAAGAAGCGCAGAGGCCTATGACAACTTCCTGCGCTGTTTAGTGATCTTCAATCAAGAGGTGATCTCACGAGCAGAACTAGTGCAGCTGGTGCTACCTTTCTTAGG AAAATTCCCAGAGCTGTTTACTTGGTTCAAGAACTTCCTGGGCTATAAAGAGTGTGCCCAAATAGAGAGCTTTCCCAAAGAGCGTGCCACAGAGGGCATTGCTATGGAGATTGATTATTCATCCTGCAAGAGACTGGGTTTCAGTTACAGAGCTCTGCCTAAGAGCTTCCAGCAGCCTaagtgcacagggagaactccaCTCTGTAAGGAG GTTCTGAATGACACGTGGGTGTCTTTCCCATCTTGGTCTGAAGACTCCACTTTTGTTAGCTCCAAAAAGACTCAATACGAGGAGCACACATACAGATGTGAGGACGAGCGCTTTGAG CTGGATGTGGTGTTGGAGACAAACCTGGCTACTATCCGCGTCTTGGAGACCGTTCAGAAGAAACTTTCACGAATGTCAGCAGAAGAACAGGCCAAATTCAGGTTGGACAACACCTTGGGAGGCTCTTCTGAGGTCATACACCGCAAAGCCATTCAGAGGATATACGGGGACAAAGCTGCAGACATCATTGACGGTCTCAAGAGAAACCCCGCTGTCTCTGTACCCATTGTTCTAAAAAG ACTGAAAATGAAAGACGAAGAGTGGCGCGAAGCTCAAAGAGGTTTTAACAAGATCTGGAGGGAGCAGAATGAAAAGTATTACCTCAAGTCATTAGACCACCAGGGTATTAACTTCAAACAGAATGACACGAAAGTGTTCCGCTCCAAGACATTGCTCAACGAGATCGAGACTCAGTATGATGAG CGTCAGGAGGCATCGGAAGACAATGGTTCCTCTGCGTCAGGCCCTCACATGACCCTGCCGTATGAAGACAGCCAGATCCTGGAGGACGCAGCCGCCCTCATCATCCACCACGTCAAGAGGCAGTCCAGCATCCATAAGGACGACAAGTATAAGATCAAGCAGGTCATCTACCACTTCATCCCCGACATGCTGTTTGCTCGGCGTGGCGAGCTGTCTGatgtggaggaggaggaagaagaggaagagccAGATCCTGATGAAGATGGGACAAAGAAGCCTAACGGTACATCTCAGCCCAAATCCAAGCTGCTGTTCAGCCACACGGCGCCAGCACAGCAGAAGCTGAGCAACTGCGACGAGGCCTACAACCTCTTCTATGTCAACAACAACTGGTATGTCTTTCTGCGGCTGCACCACATGCTGTGCTCCAGGCTGCTGCGCATCTACAACCAAGCTGAGAAACAGATCGAGGAGGAGACCAGAGAGAGGGAATGGGAGCGCAATGTGCTAGGGCTTAAGAGGGAGAAGAATGACAGTCCAGCTGTCCAGCTGCGCCTGAGGGAGCCTT TGGATATTGACGTTGAGGATTATTACTCCGCCTTTCTGGAGATGGTGCGCAACCTTCTTGATGGGAATATGGAGACTTCTCAGTATGAGGACCAGCTGAGGGAGATGTTCACCATCCACGCCTACATCGCCTTCACCATGGACAAGCTAATTCAGAGCATCGTCAGGCAG CTGCAGCACATAGTGAGTGATGAGATCTGTGTTCAGGTGACAGATCTGTACCTCAGCGAATGTTCCAATAAAGCAACAGGTGGAACCACGTCCACTCAGTCATCCAGGTCCAGCTCGGAGGCGAGCTACCAGCGCAAAGCCGAACAGCTAATGGCAGAAGAGAATTGCTTTAAG CTACTGTTCCAGAAGAACAAGGGGAGCATACAGCTGGCTGTGGAGCTGCTCGACACCGATGAGGAGAACTCTGATGAACCTATGGAGTTTGAG CGTTGGCCGGATTACGTCGACCGCTACCTGAACACGGACTCGATGTCGCCGGAACTGAGGGAGCAGCTCTCCCAGAAGCCTGTGTTTCTGCCCAG GAACCTTAGACGGATCAGGAAGTGCCAGAGAGGCCTGCACATACAGATGAGGGAGGCGGCGAGCGAGGCAGCTAAGAAAACCCCGGATGGCGCGGACGACCCGAAAATGGAATGCATGTTTAAGCTCAACTCCTACAAGATGGTGTACGTTATTAAGTCGGAGGATTATATGTACAGACGCACGGCGCTCTCGAGAGCTCATCAG ATTCACCAGCAAGTCAGCACACGGCTGCACCAACGTTTCCAAACCTGGCTAGACGCATGGAAGAAAAATCACGTGAGCAATGATCTGGCCGGAGAGCATCAACGATGGCTGATGGGAGAAGGCCAGGACGGGTTGCGGGCGTGTAAAACGAGATGCGACCCTTGCATCCTTCACTTCCAGAACATCAACAGATACCGGGTCACCTACAGCAGCACTCCATAA